In a genomic window of Oscillospiraceae bacterium:
- a CDS encoding aspartate carbamoyltransferase regulatory subunit — protein sequence MIVNPITDGIVLDHIKAGRAMEIYNVLNLGRLDCTVAIILNADSQKMGKKDILKICQPIDLNLDVLGYLDPGITVTYIADGKKVRRVHLELPEKVSGVINCKNPRCITSTEQELPHVFKLTDRENGIYRCVYCETKAK from the coding sequence ATGATTGTCAATCCGATTACCGACGGCATCGTGCTCGATCATATCAAAGCCGGGCGGGCTATGGAGATTTATAACGTACTGAATCTCGGGCGGCTCGACTGCACCGTAGCGATTATTTTGAATGCCGACAGCCAAAAGATGGGCAAAAAGGATATTTTAAAAATCTGCCAGCCGATCGACCTCAACCTCGACGTGCTCGGCTATCTCGACCCGGGCATTACAGTCACCTATATCGCCGACGGCAAAAAAGTCCGGCGGGTGCATTTGGAATTGCCTGAAAAAGTCAGCGGTGTAATAAATTGCAAAAATCCGCGCTGCATCACTTCAACGGAGCAGGAACTGCCGCATGTGTTCAAGCTGACTGACCGTGAAAACGGCATTTATCGGTGCGTCTATTGCGAGACAAAGGCAAAATAA